The DNA region ATGAGATCATCTGCTCTTATTACTAAAGGTCGTCATCGACTCTCACGCCTTCCCTGTCTGCACTCATGGCACagaatttattcaattttaaattaaaacggCTTGTAAGGTAACAAAAGTACTTCATTGGAAAGCCACATTTTACAGCAGTACAAAAAAAGCAGGTAGGAAATGTGAACAAAGTGTCTGTTTGCATCTGTGTGAGGATAGTCACACTGCAGGTATTTGACTACTTACATTCATCCCTACAATGCTGAGattaaataagtacatttacaagaaaaacatctcaaattgtacgtttccattgagtgaagTTAAACGAATAATCTTACGATGGATGctccaaactagccgtcattatttccaatcaaaagCGGTaaaggcgtgttatgcgagcgataaaaaaacccacactcTTTGttgtgcatcatgtgacctatagaggtgaaaaaaaaagtgtttccatttcagttttgtgaaatatggctttttggaaTCGACTGAAATACTAATTCATGCCAGAacaattgacgtgtttccagtaggcgtattttatattttgtctcactttcaatttgtgcaatttgaggatTATTTGTTGGATGAATGGGTCAAGTACAGGACATTAACACAAGACAATGTGGTTTGTGTCCTATGCACGTCAACGCTGACAAAAATTTTTTAGATAGACTTAGATGACTTCATGATTATGTTTAGGTTTTAGGTTGTGTAAAGCTTCTAAATTCACACTCATACAAACTTTAGCGGAATAGCTGAATAGACCTTTTCGTGTTACCAAAAAAGAAGACAGTAAATTCTTCAAATTCATTCAAAAgctgtatacattttatttagaacATTAAAAGTGTGAGTGTAGGCGTCAGGAGTTTCTGTCACAGCAGCATTTTGATTCATCTTTATGTCTCTGCGGTTCCAGATCTACACCTACAACGAGGAGGGTCCAACCATTGAACACGACCACTTTATGGATCGTGTGGATTGGAACGGGAGTAAGAGGAGTAACGACATCCAGGACGCATCCATATACCTGCTCAACGTCACCTTCAACGACACGGGCACATACCGCTGCTTCTTCTACCGCATCCTCTTCTATGAGAACTATGAGTACAACACTGTCGTCAGCAAGGTGGTCCACCTCAGTGTGGTGGCTAAAGGTACGATGTTAACAACTGAAGTTGTCCACAATCACTTTGCCACTCGGCTTTCCTGTGCAGGAATTAAGTgtcactgtttgtaaacagtactGACAGAGAAAATGGATGCCAACCCCAGAATCACTCtcattttttgctatatttgcatttttcagcactGCGTCCACAATTTCTGAAGTTCCCTCTTTGATGTGTGCTGCTTACCCCTTGGCACCTGCTCATTACCTCTAAAGTCCCAGCCTCAGCTGCGCTCTGTGCCCAGAAATGttcaaaacacagcaaaataagaagaacataagaaaatacaggcagacgACATAAGGCTGGTTTCCATTAGCCCTCAAATTGCATAAACCGAAATTGCTAATATAAAATACGTccaatggaaacacgtcaaaaTCGAAACAAATTCccatttatggcaaaaaaagtttttacccTCACATGTATTTTGGGTGATTCAAGAAagccacatttcacaaaactgcaatggaaacactttttccacttttttgttCGAagtgatgctatggctatgtgcttggtAGGAACCGGCTCCCTtgtgcatgatgcagcaggcgctacaagaagTGTTATTGCATCTcctaactcttcaaaagttgagcggatcatcctgTAGTTCTGAATCCAcgattcctctgtgaaatcgtggactatcagcatCCAGAAATCCTTCATACTTGGCAGCTaacatgtataaggggcttgccttttcaTCATCGCTCGCATAACGTGGCTATGttgcctttgattggaaataatgacggctagtgcagtggctgctataaaaataaacctgctgttttgaacatccatcgccaggCTTCTTGGAATGTCATTGCAAAAGAAGAAGTCATATAACATcagtcagtggaaacacagtcatctcgcaattgtgatttattgacatttcgaaaaatatcacttaagtttttcccaaatctgtaatggaaacccacctatcATCTCTGCAGgaaatacactgccacacacttttTGTGGTTCacaagtgatgattgagagggattacgtttgtatgagtctatagcttgttgcttttttgtttgtttgttttttatgtaaatccCATATGGATTACAATGAAAGAAGTTATATTCCATTGAAAATCTGGAAAGATTGATGTTTACCGATCAATGGATGACTAAATTTGATGTTAAAATCTTTAAGTACATTGTGGCAgactaaaataatatttacagaaaCCATCAAATACCGATGCTCGGTCAGTGGCCCTTGTTGTCAATACAATGCACAGAGGCACCTTTGGTGGCAGTATGAAACACACTGGGCAGCAgcgtttttttaacattgagaTTAACTTTATAAAGAGTATAAAGAGATAGAAAGTCACAATAGGTTGGATGGGAAGTGAGATGAATGGGTCaagcaaactctggactttcaccagGGAGACCACGGTCCATTTCCCATGAAACCTAAAGTAAATAGAGTTATTTTAATGACAAGAATTGTGCAATTGTGAATGTAGCATCTTGTGGTTGTAATGTATGTCAAGTGACTACATATGTTACTAACAAATGTCGacattttaagccatttcttttttaaccagccacatgcttttgttgcctataCAGTAGGAAGTAAACCTGAAAACTAGGTGTTTTCCCAATATTGGAAGTTTACCTTTCTCTCTGGTCTGATATCCTTATTTCCTGGTCTTCACGTGTGCAGCGACCAGAGGAACGGCTTCCATTGTGTCTGAGGTGATGATGTACGTGTCCATCATTGGCCTGCAAGTCTGGCTCCTCATAGAGATGATATACTGCTACAGGAAAATAGCAGCAGCCGGGGAAGAAGCATTACGAGAAGCAGCGTAAGTGTTTTTGTTACGTACATTTGTATGCACATTATGCTCATATGTGAAAACCTTGTAACTCCAAattcagtttttagtttgattGAAAGGATTACAGTGCATgagcttcttcttttttaatagaTTGGGAATTCTTTCTTTGACGGCTGCAAACCTTTCAatgagccaaaaaaatgttggttaaaCTAAAAACTGATGTATTTCTCAGTTCTTAAAAAGCAGACACTTTGGAGATACAAGGTTTTTATGCATTAGCATTAAAATCATAAAGGTATGCCTAAAAGTGCTGGATTTTTAAGGCAAATATCTGCATTGATATTTGGGggtctaaaaaaaatccagcagcGATATATTGGCCATTATTAGTTTTTAGTATCAATACAGACGCCTAACATGAGAaaccaattatttttaatgggtTCTGTCAGTTTGGTTATTTAAGAGTTGATTTGTACTGAGTGGGTCAGTTTACTGTTGGAAAACCTTATGCTGTTtctaaactgcataaaacataTTCCTTTccacactgcatttttttgttaattactGGCCAGAATATATGCTGATACTGATATATTGGTTGAGCTCTATTGCGTGTAAAGCTTGATACAACACACAACTGGAGTAAGACCCAGttacacaagcatttaaaacaacaaaactttgcAGCCAAGTTATTAATTTGAATCACAGTGATCTGTAGGTGTACTCACCCAAAGTCATCTTGGACAAGATTTTTCATTTGGAGTTTCACTTTGTGGACTTTActcatggatgtataaaaacACCTTGATAGTACTTCCTGGGTATACCAGATTGTTGGGCACAAAGAGCAAGCGCACTAGAGACTATAACCCGCCAAATTTAGCCGGCCAAGTAGGTAACTTCCGTTTTAGCCCTCCACACATCCAAAATGTAAGTCTTTGGGGGAAAGGCTGTTTGGGCCTTATGGCTTCAGGTGACGGACCTGGACATGAATTCCAAGGTTTGGCCCAGACCCTCAGGGAAGCCGCCCAGCCTTGCAGCCAAAATTTCTCAGAGGCCACTCGTGGTATTGCAGCGAAAAAATCCCCTGCAGCCCAAACAGCATTTACCTGATTGACCACCATtataaaagagacatctgtaataCTGTTGACAACATATCAGGAACTTCAGACAAGGTCAACTGTGACTCTTTCTGTTAGGAATCCCTCACCAAGCTTCCAGaagcaaatattttgtttaatttctttgacACTTTGTGGTGTGACTGGGCCTTTACTCTGAAAACCGACGACCAAACTTactgatgttttcaaaataagacatttgatGTGAAAATAATGCATGGAAAAGTTATTCATGCTTGCTCGCTGACTTCAGTCCTACAGtataatttaaacttttactttgtggcATCCTCTCTttggttcattttcttgtcGTCTTAACCACTTATTTTAAGATTATCAATGTTTCcattgtgttagtgtgttttcacctgtgtctctttgtctcacGCTCCCTCCGTCTACTTGTCATGTTTTCGTCCTGTCATCCTCCTCCCTagtaaaaaccaaaaccaaaaccaaaacctcCCTCCTGTAAGtcaaaaaaggaacaaaaaccTGTCATAGAGTTATagctgtgatgttttgtttttgcatttttcattcatttttcattatgcTAAAGTAAAAGGTTTAACATTGTTTcacaatattgatttttctctttccctttcaGAAATGCTGAGT from Plectropomus leopardus isolate mb chromosome 18, YSFRI_Pleo_2.0, whole genome shotgun sequence includes:
- the scn1bb gene encoding sodium channel, voltage-gated, type I, beta b encodes the protein MVSTHLLVFLLLCTVFVYHCHGACAEVDSDTEAVAGGGFKLGCISCKRRSEVEGSATVEWYFRGKGEADFVHIYTYNEEGPTIEHDHFMDRVDWNGSKRSNDIQDASIYLLNVTFNDTGTYRCFFYRILFYENYEYNTVVSKVVHLSVVAKATRGTASIVSEVMMYVSIIGLQVWLLIEMIYCYRKIAAAGEEALREAANAEYLAIASESKDNCAGVQVGE